In the Arachis hypogaea cultivar Tifrunner chromosome 20, arahy.Tifrunner.gnm2.J5K5, whole genome shotgun sequence genome, attattttatatatcggCTCACCTTTATAGATCACAAAAAATGGGACACATATTTCAAATAAATTACTCTTatgattatatatctatatttatatatgtatatacacgttattataattttgactaatgttcatgcaagaaaaaatttatgATTGGTTTTCATAAACTAAGTTAACTTCTTCACATTTCAAAGAAcagataaaaaacaaacaaacatcaTAGATCtactgaaaaaatacaaaaacaacgcacaaaaaaataatataaatagatagaagttcatatctaatatgtgatagagatgtatttgtgttgaaatgtgtgaagattaggttgaaaaataaaaaatatatgaagactcaattagaatttgtgaaggttatggtgagaagttaaaaatatatgaGAATTTGTATGCATTATATTGCATGTCCATAAAACTAGAATCATCATCATATGATGATTGATGAGGACAAGTGAGATTATTATTTGCCCTGCAATTCATACTATTACAATGAATCATTGATGCAATGCTACAAAACTATAATGCAGTGTTGTaagaaccggaccggaccggccggttcaaccggaaaacTGGTGAACCGGTAGTCTGGCCGGTTCAGTTGAAGCTTTGGACCGAACAAGGATTTGAACCGCTTAAAATCGGGCGGTTCTTTATAAATCGGACAAAACCGGTCAAAATCGGCCGGTTCGATGTAATTCGTGAACCGGCCGGTCCTATGGTGAACCCAACAAATGCAGGTCTTGGGTGCTCCAGCAGCATTTGAAAATTGATCCAATATTCAAAAATGCATTCAAGGACCGAACAAGGATTTGAACCGCTTAAAATCGGGTGGTTCTTTATAAATTGGACAAAACCGGTCAAAATCGGCCGGTTCGATGTAATTCGTGAACCGGCCGGTCCTATGGTGAACCCAACAAATGCAGGTCTTGGGTGCTCCAGCAGCATTTGAAAATTGATCCAATATTCAAAAATGCATTTAAGGAGTGTTGTGCCTCCTTGCTAGGAGCCAACAAGGAGCACCACCAAGCTAGTATGTTCATTTGTAACTTatgctaattattttatatattatatacatacacaactgaattattttatatttatttaatttaattttagttttatactcaattttttttaattctttagaatttataaaattattaaaataagtatcaaatattttaatatttacatttacatattaaaatgttagtaaagatgtttattttaaattttttagagtatTGAGTTAGTAGGTCTTCGAAGATTTCGACTTAGGACTAATTAGTAGGGACATATAAGCATCACCACTAAATTTCACATGATAAATTAATGGAGGGACATAATGTGTTCATCGTTTATTATCTTGAAGGACAaaatttgtactttattttttttcaagggATAATTAATCTGaagtcgaaaattttaaggacctaattgtcactttattcaaatttttattattttatattttttatttacgtacgACCGGTtctatcggttcaaccagtgacccaccggttgaaccagtgacctaGTGACCCAGTAACCTGACCGATTCGATCACcgattcggttctgacaactatgctaTAATGTACTGATGTTACGACTTATCATAATAAAGGTCACAATGTCACAACGTGAACCATGTGCAGTTGCTCTCAACCACTTGTTTCCGCTAGCTAGGTCCCACTCTACCTCAGCTCCTTCCATATTGTGCAGCTTCCAAAGCTTCATACGTAAGACAAACAAAAATGTTATACAAATAACTCATTTTGATAACTACATTAATAACTACACCAAAGTAGGAGAGCTGAGCATTTTGAGTTAGTTATGTAAGTCTCATGCTAAACAATCAATGTCAATGTTGAGCATGCATAAGCAAATGATCGATCTGCACATAAGAACAAAGGTGAAAAAGCATTTGTGTGAGTTCAAAACAAAAAGAATGAAACAAACGCATTTGAGATGCACGTGCAGAATGATTGAAGCTGCCAGTCCCTGCAAATTAGCTCATTTAACAGAACATTCTGCTTCTCTGATTTACTTCGATTTTATTTTTAGTActagagatataatcattcatGTTATCTTTTTCTATCGGTTTAAGCTTTTGAAATGAGTagtttcatgacatggtatccGAGCGAACTTTGGTAAAtcctaaaaatagaaaaataacataagacaaataaaaaaaaaagaaagtctaTGCAAAAATCAAGTAAACCAAAAAGAAGTTCTTGCTTGaggggagtattagagatataaataTTCACGTTATCTCCTTTTATcagcttaatttttttttgggataATTGGTTTCATGACAATTAGAAAAGTGTGTTGCTCTTAATTGTTTGAATGATGTAATTATATTGCGTTATAAGAAAGTTGTGCTTTCATTATTCATTCATAAATAATCATTATTAATCACCTATAGCTTAATTCAACGGCAATGATGtctccatttttttttctctctgaCATCAATGTGTTATTACGCAATTAAGGCAATCCGAAATTGTGGTTTGCGATGCCGAGGGAGGACCAAATTCAGTTGGCCAACTCTTTAAACCTCTTCATTTATTCTATAATTCACTAAACTCCAactaatttgatttatgttgatcagttattattgttagaaaattttattttcttaaccTGTTTTGTGGgatatatcatatatataaaagtataatcATATTagctattttatattttgatttacaTATTAGTAGATTTTGGTTGAGGACGATCAAATAACTATACATTGAGATTAGAAACAACAATATAACTCTCATATACttgcaaaagaaaaagtgaaactCAGCCTTGAAAATGTAGCTTTCATTAAGAAAGTTTTATTATACCTGTTAATCTAGCAAAAATGTGCAGCACTGCAATAAAGTATAATTAGAAGTTGCAGCTATTGCCGACCACAGTAAACATAgatgcttttaatttatttagtgtAGTTTGGAAGCAAGTAAGGAAGCAATAGTTGCCCTGGCAAACTGGTTCCCACATGAAAACTTTGATGAAAACACCAAACCAACCAGAAAGAGATGTGACCATATAATGTCAACATCTAAGAGAACACAAAATGGATTCCCAATAGTGCTTTGATACAAACTATTCTCCAACCTATACATAGTGATGAATTGTATATATGCTTAAGTTATTTAAGCATTGGTAATCAATCAGGTTCCTATAATTCTTTTACATTTTTCAGTTCATAGATCTGTGTTTATTAGTAGACACAGACACCCCCTTTGGTTTTGCCtcaacttttgtattttcttggagAACAGAAACAGTACACCCTATATAATGATAATTTGTTTGAACTATTCTTGTAATTTCAAGGTGCAAGAAGGGCAATATAGtcaaaaagaataatataatatatcttGTATTATCTACCATGCTTTGACAAATCTACTTCTGCTAATACAGTTCCAAAGCATTTCTTTGTATTAATGGAAGCAGAGACAGTGTTGAAGCTCTTTGATTCTTGCTGGTTTGGGATTCAAGACATGAAGGAAAAAGAACCTTGTTCATCAAGTTCTCATGAAAACACAAATCATCAAACCAAAGAAGGAATATCAGAATCAGAAGAACCGATGCTTTTGCGCAGCCAAACTATTCATACAAGGTCTATGAGCGACCAATTGGACAACATGACATGCTCCATGCATGATGATTCTAGTTCCCCAGAGCTTGACATGTTGCCATCAAAGCTTCAAACCATTCTTTCAGGAAAAGACATCATGGACACTGAACAAGGTGAAAGGAAAGCACAGGTGCAAGTGCAACTTGAAGGGTTTCCTaataagaagaacaacaacaacacaagcagaggaaggaagaagaagagaaggggaaGCAAGAGTTTATCAGACCTTGAATTTGAGGAGCTTAAAGGGTTTATGGATCTTGGCTTTGTTTTCTCAGAGGAAGACAAAGATTCAAGCTTGGCTTCAATCCTTCCTGGTTTGCAAAGGTTAGGGAAGAAGAGTGTCAGGAATGAGGAAGAtgaggaagatgatgatgatgatgaagaagaagaagatgaggagAATTGTGATAAGGCTGCAGTTCCAAGACCTTACCTTTCAGAAGCATGGAAGGTccataagaaaaagaaagagaacccTTTGAAGAATTGGAAGGTTCCTGCTTTGAACAATGAAAATGACATTAAAGATAGCCTCAAGTTATGGGCTCACACTGTTGCTTCCAATGTCAGATGATGATGAATAAAATAAACTTCATGGTTCAACTTCAAGTATTTTCTGTCTCACATATTTCAGATTATAACTTTGAAAATTTTGttcaatattttttgttaatgcAGCTTCCCTTCCTATTTCATTCACTTCCTACTTCTCTATGTTGTTGAACTCTTCTACTTCTGAAATTTGCTGAATTCCACACTTCACAAACTTGGAAATATAGACAAAAAGACTAGGTCATGGTCATGGGGCAATTTCTGTAGGAATAGAACCAATGGCAGGCCTGAATATTGTACTGTTTGAAATAAGGATAACTTAAAAGGACTTCAGGCTACAGAGCTTTCAGCTTTGTTTACTTTTTTGCTTGCTAAGGTGAAGGACTTACAGTTACATTACAGTGATAGATATTTAATTTAACAGCCTGTGTTCTAAGGTAAAAAGTAATATGTTACCATGCTATGTGAAGAAGACTAAAGAAGCAgaaatcattttattattatagcATGTAAAACATTGTGGTAAAACAATAATTAGCATGAATCATTACAAGCTGATTGGCAGAACTGTATTGGGCAAAAAGGATTGTCAATCTTATAGCAGAAGCTAATGCTTATGGGTCAGTAGTTTCTGTGTAACCAAAGAATATAGACAATGACAATTATTATGTAAAGCATTTGATTAATACTCAAAGACACTATACAAACTGTTTTAGATTATCACTACAAGTTTTGTCCAATATTATCGTCTTATCGAGAAAATTACCAATAATGGAAAAAATACCTTTCATTTTCATTGTATACATCCAATACATCCCTTTTTTAACATCTCTAAATTTTCTTCCGGGtttattgatattttatttgaatggagTGACATGAAGGAATGCAAATATTTTACATGCTCATGCTACTCCATAGCTACTAAAAATTCATAAATCACCCATGTTCAATTGGTCTTTTTCTTTTAATGAACAATCTATTAATATATGAAtaactgtttttcattcaaagtGGTACATGACATCATACAATATTAGCTTATAATTTTCAAACAACATTAATATCAATATACAAATAGTGAAATACAAAGTACAAAACCAGAAGACAAAAACTAGAAGCCAAACTAGATGACTGGTAGTCAATAAAATTTCGTTATAACATTCTAGTACCAAAGAGGTTCCGCCCACGTTTGACATGCTTAGTGTTTATATGAACCGCCCACCTGAATATGTAGGCTCTCTTCTATTGGCACTTTTCCTCATCATCTCAGCCCAACTGGCAATAACATCGGAGACCTCAAATTTACCGGCAATTTTCAACTTTTCAGCTAACTCCTCAAGTATGCCAAGATTCCCAGCTTTAGAAAAATCAGCAGCAAACTTGTTATAATCAAGTTGAGGAGCTTTCATCCCCTTCCCTATCATTTCCTCTATATATCTACATGCCTCGCCTGACCTGCCCTGTCTTATAAGGCCTCCGATGAATACAGTGTAGGAATTATCAtcaggacaacaccccatatgaTGCATCTCATTCCATATGGCATGTCCCATTTCATAGTTCTTTGTCACAAAATAAGACTTCATTATCATGTTGTAAGTGTGAATGGTAGGCTTGATGCCACTTTGAGTCATCTTCTTGTATATTCGCATTGCATCATCCGGCATATGCTGGCTTGTCATCACTTTTATCAAAGCATTGTAGGTCATCCCGTCCGGTGGACAACCTCTTTCCTTCATTGTCTTCAGTAGATCAGATATCAAATCCATTTTCCTCTGCCTCCCAAACCCAGTGATCAAACACGTGTAAAGTGCAGTGTCTGGTTGACACCCACGATCTATCATTTCATCAAAATACTCTTCAGCATCTCCCATCATTTTTTGCTTGCAGAATTCCTGAATCATAATTGTGTAGCTCCTAACATTGGGAGATGGACCTTTGGCCTTCATGATTTCAAATAACTTAATGGCATCAGATTTCTTCTTACACCTTAGCAACCCTTCAAGCATAATATTATGTGCAACAATATCTGGCTTAAATCCCTTATCAATCATCTCATTCCACACCCTCCCTGCCTCTAGCAAGTTCTTTAACCTGCACCAACCATTAAGAAGTACGGTGTAAGTTCGCAAATCATGCATAAATCTACCCTTTAGTTTTTCAAAAACTGCTTGAGCTTCTTTACCAAGCTTTGCCCTGCCAAGGCTATCAAGCAACAAATTAATAGCATCAGCATCCACTTTAAACTTGTACTTCTTCATCAGATCAAAGACCCCAACAGCTTTTCTCCTCTCCTTTGAGGCAGCAAAGGATTTGATAGCAATGGAGAAAGTCTCCATTGTCAAAAGGCCCTTCTCCCCCATTTCCTCAAGCATTGCCACCATCGTCTCAAATTGTCTGGTCTTCCCAAGAATATGCATCATGGAGTTATAAGTTCTGGAATCATGGGCGAATCCAGGCCTTCCCCCGGCCCAACAAAAGAACCGGAATGCCGgcttccttgcatgcttgaaCCGCTGCAGCACATCCATAACCAAATCATGTGACAACTTAACCCCATATTCATCAAGAACAGCCTCCATGTTCCTATCCAATGCAAACAATTCATCAATCACCTTGCATACTCTATCAACCTCATCTGGATCAGCACATGACTCAGCATTAAAATCcctaccatcatcatcatcttcttcatcattaTCAATGCCAGATTCAACCCCAAAAACAGCATCACCATTACCAAGAGTAGCAAAACCGATAGAATTACTGACAAACGGAAACTTTAATAAGAAATTAAGATGGGAATTCAGCAGTTCTTTTTGTGGAGCAAGAAGTGAAGAGGGGTGTGGCAAAAGAAGTGGAATTTGAGAACGAGAATGATAGAGAGTGCAATTAAGAGGATAATGAAGCAAACGAGACAAGGGCAGAGAGCTACCACAAGGAAAGCGCACTTGCTCTCTTCTTTGGGATCCAATTGGTCGTCCCTGATGGAAAGAGCGTAGCTTGGTGGCGGAGATGGCATGGAAGGGGCCATTGGGGTGCCCACGACAGAacgaatttaaaaattgaaactttgagCTGGTGGATGTTCTATTGCAGAGGGAGGTAGTCATTGAAGTGCCATTTACAGTGAAGAAAGCAACGAAAGAAGAAGGAGCAGTTGGGTGTGGAAGTGTGGCAATGAAGCAAGCGGCAAGTGGGGTAGCTCGGTAGCTGAAACTCTTTCCAATTTTCAGCAGTGAGATTGATGGGTTAACGGTTGAATGGTTGATGAACCCTCTTTTTTGGTTTTCATTGTTTGGGCCAATGAAATACAAAAACCATTATTCAATGTTATGCAGTACTGGGCTTTGGCCCAATTTTGTGACACATGCAACATATTCGACAAAAAAAATTGTAGTGTGTAACgaaaataagaagttagatagGATGGACCATGGACCTGAAAAGAATTATAATACAATGCAACTCTAATACTATTATTTCTCTTCTGAACAATCTCAGAAATCTGAGCAATCATCCAAAAACTTAATCAGAgattaggggtgcacatgggccgggtgaagctgggtttgatgtgacccataCTCGACGcaaaatatacaccgggtctatttattagacccgaacccggcccTGGACCCAAtaaaaccaatacactttcgggctaCAATTATACCGAGTGaaaaccgggtgaaaatcgggccgttaacattacattacgttgataccttcttgtaagctagcttTTAAAATTCCAAATTTCTAAGACTCTAACCAGTggcggagcttagttcagacaagggggGACCATGGcccccccaaactttttataaaaaacttagtagtactttttcaaaagataaaaaatagttcaattgacttaaatactttactatgacttaaagtatctaataaattcaataaacaacactctctctatctttaaattcaaatataaaaaattagatattttttatttatttaatttaatattattttatattttattattttaatttaattttttatatgataaaaaataataaaatattcaataagtattaatattattgtatttgtataaattgataaaaaatttaataaatattataaattttaatatttgtccttctaacttcttctttacatattttacaggatatatattcaaatttttatataaaataataataaaaaatcaaagaattgatacattttttaagaggaaggctaatatttaagaaggagaacatataacttttacaatatcaacacctgtagatagttcttctactttaatgaatcacgaagaaagtgagatataaccttcaaaagttcaaaaagttacatcTGATAACTTTAACCTTAACTTTTTGGAATTAGATCTTgaaaaacggctttaaatttggtaatatcacccaaaccagagagatgagattagacgagcttatcttaaatggagtccatatcaaaaatattttgacaattattttctatctggcctccccaaaattttgtttcaagttccgccactgactctaaccattatttaacatgataaaattcacttagaaaaatataacaagaaccaaccattcttcaaaattaaagcataaccacaattaatactaatattgtctaataataccaaatatttaaatcaatacaaataacacaatattatgcattagtctaaagtcttatgcattctaaacataaaacattaacttatagtcttataatgactaataacacaaaatattaaggtttacaatacttaaattccacataagaatagtcatgatccatcactaataatacaaaatattaattgtgcatgatgaccgggccatcgggtgacccgagctatggcccggacccgacccgaaataatgaccgggtttatttttgagacccttacccgaccctaaacccgatgaaatcacaccaaattagtccctaaagtgATCGAGACCGGGCCGGATCTTCAGACCGGATCGAATCATATGCACCCCTATCAGAGACATTTATAATTGGAGATCTAAAAATTGAGAGTTATTTTTTTGTACATATTTATAGAAAAGATAACATAGGTGCATATTATCTTgtgcaaaaaaatttaaaattagaacttggtttttatttttggaatttttttaaagACATAATTAGCATCTTAgcttatgataaaaaaaaatttatttttttttgtttgcactAGGATATTCATCAAGTTAAAAGCCTAAAGACTAAACTCAAGTGATATAGGCAGCCAAGACTTGGAGCTAGTGGTTGCTACCTCACAAGAAAATGAACTCTTCAGGTAGTGTTTGGTTGATATCCATGTCTCAATGAGACATGGACACGGTGACACATGTCTGTTGTTTGATTTGGTGAGATACAGAATTTTGATGAACACGGGaggacacggagacactaaatttgtgtacctccaatttgatgagacactgagacacaatttgtgagacactaattttttactcttttacccttattcaatttttaaattttcaaaatttgtcctcttatctcttcaaatattttttttttttacttcctcttttagattttacaaCCAAATTTGTTCTCccgtttttttcaaaaaaaaattatacatttaattttttatttatttaaattttaattaatctttggTAAATTTTAggctttgattttctattttttttcaaaaaaaaattgtatatttaatatttgaatgatAATTTGAGATgatattagaagaaaaaaaatacgaaaagaaataaaaatttaatagtaATGACATGTAGCGTTTGAGGTGATAGGTGTGCAGTGGTGTTGATAAAATTGTGGTTAACTGAAGGGTAATtcaatcttttttaaatatttgtgtcttgttcattatttttaccaaacataatacatagacacaaatattttatgtctatATCTTTATGTCTGTGTCTTTGTGTCTATGTCTCATCCTATACATCAACCAAACGGAGTCTTATGAACTCAtgtagtgtgtgtgagtgtgtaaTACATGAATAATGCTTAAAATTAAGACCTGTCTAATCCATCTgactaaaaaaaacttaaatgatATAGTGATAGAGTGATGTGTGATGAATTGATCATTCTTAAGTCTTAAATTAAGATAGTGGAAATATTTTATGAAAGTTATAAAATCAAAAGTAATTAACTCTTcactttattattttactaattttttttattttataagatcCAAATTTTGTAATGTAATACATAAAATTGAGAACTCTCTAATCTacctgacaaaaaaaattatatatttatataaaaaaataatatttttattatattttattttatgtgcaCATGTTTTATATACCTTATTTTTTAtagtacaaaaaataaatatttttatcttttttattttttatcttatttttaattctaaaaaattggAAATAAATAAGTGCACACACAAAATATTCGGatcattttattttcaaaatatttattattttgaaagataattgtgttttttatttaaacCTTAAATCAATCAAAAgtaacattatttcaaatggctacaacttataattaattatttgtcaCACTTCACATGAATTATATATTTACATGAAAAAGTCTTTATacaaatttaacaattaaaaattattaaataatttgagacatttgactattttaattatgcCTATCATATATTCACGTCAAAAAAAAATCTCGATAACCACCTATAACAAAATGACTTTCCATACTTATCAAGTCATCATATTTATTTCTTTAAGATAAATGCAATAAGTTAAAGTTGCATGTCTTCGAAACTAACTCCTCTATTCATGAACTTAGTGAGACAGAAAGGATCATTGTTTGTTGCCCAGCTGCCATGCTGAGGTGAAAATTGATTAATATCCTATGATGCATGGAAACTGTTACAGACACGGATACGACATGATATGGGATACATCAATAcacgaattttaattttttacatgatcTAGGGAtacacatacatataaaatataaagtattttttagataaatcataataatattttaatattttattgatattaaaatataaattaaattttttaatgtcttattttaattatatcaagtatttaaaatattttttgttttaataaataatgatatatactatatctaaatttattttaagaatatatattaagaataagactggacacgctgacacgtaaTGATATTTAGATGTGTCTAAACGTGtgtccggagaagaattttttattttttattaagacatggTTGGACAAAGTAACCACGTATAGCGGACGAGTGTCGGTAAATGTCGTGTCCGATAGACACGGCAATTTAGCGAAATGTACGTGGTTCATATATCATATTACTGATTATTGACTCCAGCTATTAACTGTAAGATATGTTTTATACATGTGCAACATTGGATTTCCATGTTCTATTTTATTTAGATGTTGATACACTATCAAGAACTATACTTAACCTcggtaaaaaaatttaataataataaaaaagaatgatCAGGCCTATGCTAAACAAATAAGGGGTAGAAAATGACAAGGACAAAAGAAGACATAAAGTACAGTTGTGAGTGACACCTAAATATCTGTTTATTAGTGGCAACCTAATTAACTATTTTCCTAATCTGCATCCTCGTTCTCAAAGTCGATAACGTTGGAGCCAAGGATTTTTGAGAGCTATTCAGTTGTCACTACGTGCTTTAGTTCAATTTTTATAGATACAATTTAAGCTTTGATATGAATATAACCATTCTTTAAGTGTAACCATACAATCAAACCAGGACAACCTTGCATATGAT is a window encoding:
- the LOC112786679 gene encoding uncharacterized protein yields the protein MEAETVLKLFDSCWFGIQDMKEKEPCSSSSHENTNHQTKEGISESEEPMLLRSQTIHTRSMSDQLDNMTCSMHDDSSSPELDMLPSKLQTILSGKDIMDTEQGERKAQVQVQLEGFPNKKNNNNTSRGRKKKRRGSKSLSDLEFEELKGFMDLGFVFSEEDKDSSLASILPGLQRLGKKSVRNEEDEEDDDDDEEEEDEENCDKAAVPRPYLSEAWKVHKKKKENPLKNWKVPALNNENDIKDSLKLWAHTVASNVR
- the LOC112783571 gene encoding pentatricopeptide repeat-containing protein At3g62470, mitochondrial → MTTSLCNRTSTSSKFQFLNSFCRGHPNGPFHAISATKLRSFHQGRPIGSQRREQVRFPCGSSLPLSRLLHYPLNCTLYHSRSQIPLLLPHPSSLLAPQKELLNSHLNFLLKFPFVSNSIGFATLGNGDAVFGVESGIDNDEEDDDDGRDFNAESCADPDEVDRVCKVIDELFALDRNMEAVLDEYGVKLSHDLVMDVLQRFKHARKPAFRFFCWAGGRPGFAHDSRTYNSMMHILGKTRQFETMVAMLEEMGEKGLLTMETFSIAIKSFAASKERRKAVGVFDLMKKYKFKVDADAINLLLDSLGRAKLGKEAQAVFEKLKGRFMHDLRTYTVLLNGWCRLKNLLEAGRVWNEMIDKGFKPDIVAHNIMLEGLLRCKKKSDAIKLFEIMKAKGPSPNVRSYTIMIQEFCKQKMMGDAEEYFDEMIDRGCQPDTALYTCLITGFGRQRKMDLISDLLKTMKERGCPPDGMTYNALIKVMTSQHMPDDAMRIYKKMTQSGIKPTIHTYNMIMKSYFVTKNYEMGHAIWNEMHHMGCCPDDNSYTVFIGGLIRQGRSGEACRYIEEMIGKGMKAPQLDYNKFAADFSKAGNLGILEELAEKLKIAGKFEVSDVIASWAEMMRKSANRREPTYSGGRFI